In one window of Cololabis saira isolate AMF1-May2022 chromosome 23, fColSai1.1, whole genome shotgun sequence DNA:
- the LOC133424333 gene encoding uncharacterized protein LOC133424333, with translation MERFLRPVPSKSKLPNITAADRAKQYKELHEDGGKLFCTSCNKVIDHRRNSTIRDHLCSALHQRRKSETPAQVALKRQTTITTSLSRRTVAAEEREKVCLEWIKACTATNTPLSRSDSPLMRSFLLNRVVNGGAIPGFKQLQERYLPEVYSIEKEVIKNMIKDMPVSVMFDETPDAEGRCVLNIMVSPLVKDESGKIRSYLIDTVFLDKCNHSTVASATVNALNDFGVKPDDVISIDTDNAAYMLKAYKTALKALFPNSIHVTCLAHIMNLVGESFRKPFAEVNTFMRYFSQVFYMAGARKRRYLSFLKTSGTTAKMAPNPCGTRWNSWYMAAAYHAEHYALYKSFFTEELEICRPSAPNSLEQLYAITQDESLSMTLQLHLNIISEKSQVLLQLCNLFESNLPVTMKVFDIWEDLQITFAANKELKLESCDHFFGPNLPYAKKKETLAIFEQAYQLAEEKLSKYMDGAQPAMQFLKECRVFNPRCIVLFSEDEDLSSIPGFEDIPKEEIHLYFTKFGPAAVMASLSGVIDMDLFWHSMQEPLPQLSRLAMRYKDCVTNSADVERSNSIYKMVLSSRRRSLTEANIKALVFLYVNLKAQCAQESVSENDGDDDDDDEML, from the exons ATGGAGCGATTTCTCCGTCCGGTGCCGAGTAAGTCAAAGCTTCCTAATATTACCGCGGCTGACAGAGCAAAACAGTACAAAGAACTACACGAGGATGGGGGAAAGTTATTCTGTACAAGTTGCAACAAAGTCATCGATCACAGAAGAAATTCAACAATAAGGGACCACTTGTGTTCCGCTTTGCATCAGAGGCGAAAGTCTGAAACTCCCGCGCAAGTGGCTTTAAAAAGACAAACGACCATAACGACATCACTCAGCAGGCGCACGGTTGCTGCCGAAGAACGTGAAAAG GTTTGCTTGGAATGGATCAAAGCTTGTACAGCAACAAACACACCACTGTCCAGATCTGACAGTCCCCTGATGAGAAGTTTCTTGCTCAACAGAGTAGTGAATGGAGGAGCCATCCCTGGCTTTAAACAACTACAAGAGAG GTATCTTCCAGAGGTATAcagcatagagaaggaggtcatCAAAAACATGATCAAAGATATGCCTGTCTCTGTCATGTTTGATGAAACACCCGATGCAGAAGGACGCTGCGTGCTCAACATAATGGTGTCTCCTCTCGTCAAGGATGAATCTGGAAAAATACGCAGCTACCTGATTGACACCGTTTTCCTAGACAAATGCAATCATTCAACAGTGGCAAGTGCAACAGTCAACGCTCTAAATGACTTTGGAGTGAAACCAGATGATGTGATTTCTATTGACACCGACAATGCTGCATATATGCTTAAGGCATACAAAACTGCCCTCAAAGCTCTGTTTCCCAATTCCATCCATGTGACATGCCTGGCACATATCATGAATCTTGTTGGAGAATCTTTCAGGAAGCCTTTTGCAGAGGTGAACACATTCATGAGGTATTTCTCACAGGTGTTTTACATGGCAGGTGCCAGGAAGAGGAGATACCTGAGCTTTCTCAAAACCTCGGGCACAACAGCAAAAATGGCTCCCAATCCTTGTGGCACAAGATGGAACTCATGGTACATGGCAGCAGCATACCATGCAGAACATTATGCCTTGTACAAGTCCTTTTTCACAGAGGAGCTGGAGATCTGCAGGCCATCTGCCCCCAATTCACTGGAGCAGCTGTATGCCATTACACAAGATGAAAGTCTCTCTATGACACTGCAGCTACACCtcaacatcatttctgaaaagtcACAAGTGCTTCTCCAGCTTTGCAACCTGTTTGAAAGCAACTTGCCTGTCACAATGAAGGTTTTTGACATATGGGAAGATCTACAGATCACATTCGCAGCCAACAAAGAGCTAAAGTTGGAATCATGTGATCACTTCTTTGGTCCAAATCTCCCATATGCAAAGAAGAAGGAGACCCTGGCCATATTTGAACAGGCCTACCAACTAGCAGAAGAGAAGTTGTCCAAGTACATGGATGGTGCTCAGCCGGCCATGCAGTTCTTAAAAGAATGCAGGGTTTTCAATCCCAGATGTATCGTCCTGTTCAGCGAGGATGAGGATCTAAGCAGCATCCCTGGTTTTGAAGATATACCTAAGGAAGAAATCCACCTCTACTTCACAAAGTTTGGTCCAGCTGCAGTCATGGCCTCACTCTCTGGAGTGATTGACATGGATCTGTTTTGGCACAGCATGCAAGAGCCACTACCCCAGCTGTCTAGGTTAGCAATGAGGTACAAGGACTGTGTCACAAACTCAGCTGATGTGGAAAGGTCAAACAGCATTTACAAAATGGTGTTATCATCCAGGAGACGCTCACTGACTGAGGCCAACATCAAGGCATTGGTGTTCCTGTACGTAAATCTCAAAGCACAGTGTGCTCAGGAGTCAGTTagtgagaatgatggtgatgatgatgatgatgatgagatgCTGTAA